The following are encoded together in the Juglans microcarpa x Juglans regia isolate MS1-56 chromosome 2D, Jm3101_v1.0, whole genome shotgun sequence genome:
- the LOC121249817 gene encoding 11S globulin: MAKPILLSISLCLVALVNGCLAQSGGRQQPRFGECKLKRLVALEPSNRIEAEAGVIESWDPNNQQFQCAGVAVVRRTIEPNGLLLPQYSNAPQLLYIVKGRGITGVLFPGCPETFEESQQGQSRIRPSLRSASFQRDRHQKIRHFREGDVIAFPAGVAHWCYNDGDTPVVAVALMDTTNNANQLDQNPRNFYLAGNPDDEFRPQGQQEYEQHRRQQQHQQRHGEPGQQQRGSGNNVFSGFDAEFLADAFNVDTETARRLQSNHDHRRSIVRVEGNLQVIRPRWSREEQELEDRRERQREIEWERERRQSRGTGERFDNGLEETVCTLRLRENIGDPSRADIYTEQAGRISTVNSQNLPILRWLQLSAERGALYSDALYVPHWNLNAHSVVYAIRGRAEIQVVDHLGQTVFDDDLREGQLLTIPQNFGVVKRATSEGFEWVAFKTNENAMISPLAGRTSAIRAIPEEVLANAFQIPREDARRLKFSRQETFLARSRSRSSTDIRRVVEA; encoded by the exons ATGGCGAAGCCCATCCTGCTATCAATTTCTCTATGCCTTGTTGCGCTCGTCAATGGTTGCCTTGCTCAAAGTGGCGGGCGGCAACAACCACGATTTGGCGAGTGCAAACTCAAGAGGCTGGTAGCCCTTGAACCCAGTAATCGAATTGAAGCTGAGGCCGGTGTGATCGAGTCCTGGGACCCCAACAACCAGCAATTCCAGTGCGCTGGGGTTGCCGTTGTTCGACGTACCATTGAGCCCAATGGTCTTCTCTTGCCCCAATACAGCAATGCTCCTCAACTCCTCTACATTGTCAAAG GTAGGGGTATAACTGGGGTTCTATTTCCTGGGTGTCCTGAAACATTTGAAGAATCTCAACAAGGACAGAGCCGGATCCGCCCCAGCTTGAGATCAGCCAGCTTCCAAAGAGACCGACACCAGAAGATTCGCCATTTCCGAGAGGGCGACGTAATCGCATTCCCGGCCGGAGTAGCCCATTGGTGCTACAATGATGGAGATACCCCAGTAGTTGCAGTCGCTCTAATGGACACCACCAACAATGCCAACCAGCTTGACCAGAACCCGAGA AATTTCTACCTCGCTGGGAACCCCGACGACGAATTTCGGCCACAAGGGCAGCAGGAATACGAGCAGCACCGCCGTCAGCAACAACATCAACAACGCCATGGTGAGCCAGGCCAGCAACAGAGGGGCTCAGGCAACAATGTCTTCAGTGGCTTCGATGCAGAGTTTTTGGCGGACGCTTTCAACGTGGATACTGAGACGGCCAGAAGGCTTCAAAGCAACCATGACCACAGGAGGAGCATAGTGAGAGTGGAAGGCAATCTTCAAGTGATCAGGCCCCGATGGTCACGGGAGGAGCAGGAGCTCGAGGATAGGCGAGAAAGGCAACGAGAGATAGAGTGGGAACGCGAGCGACGCCAGAGTCGAGGTACTGGTGAACGTTTCGATAATGGGCTGGAGGAGACTGTCTGCACCTTGAGGTTGAGGGAGAACATCGGCGACCCTTCACGCGCAGACATTTACACCGAACAAGCCGGTCGCATCAGCACTGTCAACAGCCAAAACCTTCCAATCCTGCGCTGGCTGCAACTCAGTGCCGAGAGGGGAGCTCTCTACAGT GATGCTCTGTATGTTCCACACTGGAACCTGAATGCCCACAGCGTGGTCTACGCGATAAGGGGTCGTGCTGAAATTCAGGTGGTGGACCACTTAGGCCAGACAGTGTTCGATGATGACCTTAGAGAGGGTCAGCTCTTGACCATTCCACAGAATTTCGGGGTTGTGAAAAGGGCAACGAGCGAGGGTTTCGAGTGGGTTGCGTTCAAGACAAATGAGAATGCGATGATTAGTCCCCTTGCAGGCAGAACTTCAGCTATCAGGGCCATACCGGAGGAAGTGCTGGCCAACGCCTTCCAAATTCCAAGAGAGGATGCAAGGAGGCTCAAATTTTCCAGGCAGGAGACCTTTCTGGCTCGCTCAAGGTCAAGGTCTTCGACTGACATCAGGAGGGTGGTGGAAGcttaa
- the LOC121250772 gene encoding pre-mRNA-splicing factor SLU7-A isoform X3, protein MRMEKRSTLIFPNICHLHLGISMQRDLCGAMTHDAKLCMERPRKVGAKWTSKHIAPDEKVETFELDYDGKRDRWNGYDASTYAYIIERYEARDEARRKYLKDQQLKKLEEKNNNENGEAGVSDEEDDEDDLRVDEAKVDESKQMDFAKVEKRVRTTGGGSTGTVRNLRIREDTAKYLLNLDVNSAHYDPKTRSMREDPLPDADPNEKFYGGDNQHRNSGEALEFKQLNIHAWEAFDKGQDIHMQAAPSQAELLYKNYKVIKEKLKSHTKDTILEKYGNAATVEDLPMELLLGQSERQVEYDRAGRIIKGQEKALPRSKYEEDVYINNHTSVWGSWWKDHHWGYKCCKQMIRNSYCTGAAGIEAAEAATDLMKANIARKEATEEITSPMEEKRLATWGTDIPDDLVLNEKLLAEALRKEDERRREERDERKRKYNVKWNDEVTPEDMEAYRMKKVHHDDPMRDFLH, encoded by the exons ATGAGGATGGAAAAGAGATCAACCCTCATATTCCCCAATATATGTCATCTGCACCTTGGTATCTCAATGCAGAGAGACCT CTGTGGAGCCATGACGCATGATGCAAAGTTGTGCATGGAAAGACCCCGGAAAGTGGGAGCCAAGTGGACGAGCAAGCACATTGCTCCTGATGAAAAAGTAGAGACCTTTGAGCTTGATTATGATGGCAAGCGAGACCGTTGGAATGGCTATGATGCATCCACGTATGCATATATCATTGAGAGATATGAAGCAAGAGATGAAGCACGAAGGAAATACCTGAAAGACCAACAGCTTAAGAAACTTGAGGAGAAAAATAACAACGAAAATGGTGAGGCTGGGGTAAGTGATGAGGAGGATGATGAAGATGACCTAAGGGTGGATGAAGCCAAGGTTGATGAGAGCAAGCAAATGGACTTTGCAAAGGTTGAAAAGCGTGTACGAACAACAGGTGGTGGAAGCACAGGAACTGTGAG GAACTTGCGTATTCGGGAGGACACAgcaaaatatcttttaaatctTGATGTCAACTCTGCACACTATGATCCCAAAACCCGGTCCATGCGTGAAGATCCTCTTCCAGATGCAGATCCTAATGAGAAGTTCTATGGG GGAGATAACCAACATAGAAATAGTGGTGAAGCTTTGGAGTTCAAGCAGCTTAACATACACGCTTGGGAAGCATTTGATAAGGGACAAGACATTCACATGCAAGCAGCTCCGTCCCAAGCTGAGTTGCTTTATAAGAATTATAAGGTCATTAAGGAAAAACTGAAGTCCCACACAAAAGACACCATCTTGGAGAAGTATGGCAATGCTGCTACTGTAGAAGACCTTCCAATGGAGCTTCTACTAGGACAAAGTGAAAGACAAGTTGAATATGATCGTGCTGGCAGGATCATAAAGGGTCAG GAGAAGGCACTTCCAAGAAGCAAGTATGAAGAAGATGTGTACATCAACAACCACACAAGTGTCTGGGGTTCATGGTGGAAGGATCATCACTGGGGCTACAAGTGCTGCAAACAGATGATCCGAAACAGCTATTGTACCGGTGCTGCTGGAATAGAGGCTGCCGAGGCTGCAACAGATCTTATGAAGGCTAATATTGCTCGTAAGGAAGCTACGGAAG AGATCACTTCACCCATGGAGGAGAAAAGGCTTGCTACTTGGGGAACCGATATCCCTGATGACTTGGTTTTGAATGAGAAGTTACTGGCCGAAGCACTTAGAAAG GAGGACGAAAggaggagagaagagagagacgagagaaaGCGCAAATACAATGTTAAATGGAATGATGAG GTTACTCCCGAGGACATGGAGGCATACAGGATGAAGAAAGTGCATCACGATGACCCAATGAGGGACTTCTTACACTAG
- the LOC121249816 gene encoding 11S globulin seed storage protein Jug r 4 — MAKPMILLSIYLFLIVALFNGCLAQSGGRQQQQFGQCQLNRLAALEPTNRIEAEAGVIESWDPNNQQFQCAGVAVVRRTIEPNGLLLPQYSNAPQLVYIARGRGITGVLLPGCPETFEESQRQSQQGQSREFQQDRHQKIRHFREGDIIAFPAGVAHWSYNDGSNPVVAISLLDTNNNANQLDQNPRNFYLAGNPDDEFRPQGQQEYEQHRRQQQRQQRPGEHGQQQRDLGNNVFSGFDADFLADAFNVDTETARRLQSENDHRRSIVRVEGRQLQVIRPRWSREEQEREERKERERERESERERRQSRRGGRDDNGLEETICTLRLRENIGDPSRADIYTEEAGRISTVNSHTLPVLRWLQLSAERGALYSDALYVPHWNLNAHSVVYALRGRAEVQVVDNFGQTVFDDELREGQLLTIPQNFAVVKRARNEGFEWVSFKTNENAMVSPLAGPTSAIRALPEEVLANAFQIPREDARRLKFNRQESTLVRSRPSSSRSSRSERRAEV, encoded by the exons ATGGCCAAGCCCATGATCTTGCTATCCATTTATCTGTTCCTTATTGTGGCGCTCTTCAATGGTTGCCTTGCTCAAAGTGGGGGGCGGCAACAACAACAATTTGGCCAGTGCCAGCTCAATAGGCTCGCTGCCCTTGAACCTACTAACCGCATTGAGGCCGAAGCCGGTGTTATCGAGTCCTGGGACCCGAACAACCAGCAGTTCCAGTGCGCTGGGGTTGCCGTCGTTCGTCGTACCATTGAGCCCAATGGCCTTCTCTTGCCTCAATACAGCAATGCTCCTCAACTCGTCTACATCGCCAGAG GTAGGGGTATCACCGGGGTTCTACTTCCCGGCTGTCCTGAAACATTTGAAGAATCTCAACGACAATCTCAACAAGGACAGAGTCGCGAGTTCCAACAAGACCGGCACCAGAAGATTCGACACTTCCGAGAGGGCGACATAATCGCATTCCCGGCAGGAGTAGCCCATTGGAGCTATAACGACGGCAGTAACCCAGTAGTTGCAATCTCTCTCCTTGACACCAACAACAATGCCAATCAGCTTGACCAGAACCCCAGA AATTTCTACCTCGCTGGGAACCCCGACGACGAATTTCGGCCACAAGGTCAGCAGGAATACGAGCAGCACCGCCGCCAGCAACAACGTCAACAACGCCCTGGCGAGCACGGCCAGCAACAGAGGGACTTAGGCAACAATGTGTTCAGTGGCTTCGATGCTGATTTTTTGGCGGACGCTTTCAACGTGGATACTGAAACGGCCAGAAGACTTCAGAGCGAGAATGATCACAGGAGGAGCATAGTGAGAGTGGAAGGCCGTCAGCTTCAAGTGATCAGGCCACGATGGTCACGTGAGGAACAGGAGCGCGaggagaggaaagagagagagcgagagcgagAGTCGGAAAGAGAGCGCCGCCAGAGCAGACGTGGCGGACGTGATGATAATGGGCTGGAGGAGACTATCTGCACCTTGAGGTTGAGGGAGAACATCGGCGACCCTTCACGCGCCGACATTTACACTGAAGAAGCCGGTCGCATCAGCACAGTCAACAGCCACACCCTCCCAGTCCTGCGCTGGCTGCAACTCAGCGCCGAGAGGGGAGCTCTCTATAGT GATGCTCTGTATGTTCCACACTGGAACCTGAACGCCCACAGTGTGGTGTATGCTTTAAGGGGTCGTGCCGAGGTTCAGGTGGTGGACAACTTTGGTCAGACAGTGTTCGACGATGAGCTTAGAGAGGGTCAGCTCCTAACCATTCCACAGAACTTTGCGGTTGTGAAAAGGGCTCGCAATGAGGGCTTCGAGTGGGTTTCATTCAAGACAAATGAGAATGCCATGGTTAGTCCGCTTGCTGGCCCAACCTCGGCTATCAGGGCATTGCCGGAGGAAGTTCTTGCCAATGCGTTCCAAATTCCGAGAGAGGATGCTAGGAGGCTTAAATTTAACAGGCAGGAGTCCACCTTGGTTCGCTCAAGGCCGTCAAGTTCAAGGTCGTCAAGGTCTGAGAGGAGGGCTGAAGTTTAA
- the LOC121250836 gene encoding 11S globulin seed storage protein 2-like — protein MAAKIVLALVLSLLVYAVSGETNPTAPCIGSAQQCRLQRLRTVEPTRRWESEGGRTELWEESEEEFQCAGVAAIRHTVQPNSLSLPNFNPAPMLVYIEQGEGLMGLTYPGCAETYESETSQELSRRRSSQMAQLQGERSRRSDQHQKIHRIRRGDILAIPAGAAHWSYNDGNEELVAFAVMDLNNHANQLDRRFRLFFLAGGEPRQEHMEGDRERTRQRRSRQQRVGFQSLFSGFSEELLAEAYNIPVNIARRLQEDDSQRGIIVRCQEEMRRMIRPDEDRQEGQRWLNGLEETVCTTRIRHNLDTQSESDFVSRQGGRVNIVNMHKLPILRFMDMSAEKGHLFPNAMYTPHWSMTDNRVVYVLRGEARVQIVDDNGNNVFDERVKRGDVFVIPQFFAVTSKAGNDGFEYVTIKTSGQPMKSPMAGYTSVIKAMPIDVLANAYQMSLRDAQNLKNSRGHQSFLLSSSRSAS, from the exons ATGGCTGCAAAGATTGTCCTGGCACTAGTGCTCTCTCTGCTAGTTTATGCGGTTTCCGGGGAAACGAACCCCACTGCGCCCTGCATAGGCTCAGCTCAGCAATGCCGGCTCCAGAGACTGAGGACAGTGGAGCCAACCCGTCGATGGGAGTCGGAGGGTGGTCGGACTGAGCTGTGGGAGGAATCTGAGGAGGAGTTCCAATGTGCTGGAGTTGCTGCGATCAGGCACACTGTGCAACCTAACTCACTCTCTTTGCCTAACTTCAACCCTGCCCCTATGTTGGTTTACATTGAGCAAG gtgaAGGCTTGATGGGGTTGACCTACCCAGGATGTGCAGAGACTTATGAATCAGAAACGTCACAGGAATTATCAAGACGCAGGAGCAGCCAGATGGCACAGCTGCAAGGAGAGAGATCAAGAAGATCAGATCAGCACCAGAAGATACACCGGATACGCCGGGGAGACATCCTGGCCATTCCAGCTGGTGCTGCCCACTGGAGCTACAATGACGGCAACGAAGAGCTCGTTGCCTTCGCTGTCATGGATCTCAATAACCATGCTAACCAGCTTGATCGCAGATTTAGG TTATTCTTCCTCGCCGGCGGCGAACCAAGGCAAGAGCATATGGAAGGAGATCGAGAACGCACGAGACAAAGACGTAGCCGTCAGCAGAGAGTAGGCTTCCAGAGTTTATTCAGTGGATTCAGTGAAGAACTGCTGGCTGAAGCCTACAACATTCCAGTCAATATCGCGAGGAGACTGCAGGAGGACGACAGCCAGCGGGGGATCATCGTCAGGTGCCAAGAAGAAATGCGCCGCATGATTAGACCTGACGAAGACCGACAAGAAGGACAAAGATGGCTAAACGGGTTGGAAGAAACTGTATGCACTACAAGAATTAGACACAACCTGGACACTCAAAGCGAATCCGACTTTGTCTCCAGACAAGGCGGAAGAGTAAACATTGTGAACATGCACAAGCTTCCAATCCTTCGATTCATGGACATGAGCGCAGAGAAAGGCCATCTTTTCCCT AACGCAATGTACACACCGCACTGGTCCATGACCGACAACAGGGTTGTCTATGTGTTAAGAGGTGAGGCCCGTGTGCAGATCGTGGACGACAATGGGAACAATGTGTTCGACGAGAGGGTTAAACGTGGAGACGTGTTTGTGATCCCTCAGTTCTTTGCGGTAACGTCTAAGGCCGGAAACGATGGCTTCGAATACGTGACAATCAAGACGTCCGGTCAGCCAATGAAGAGCCCCATGGCTGGCTACACCTCGGTAATCAAGGCCATGCCAATCGACGTCCTCGCAAACGCATACCAGATGTCACTCAGAGACGCCCAGAACTTGAAGAACAGCAGAGGCCACCAGAGTTTCCTTCTGTCCTCCAGCCGATCAGCCTCTTAA
- the LOC121250772 gene encoding pre-mRNA-splicing factor SLU7-A isoform X1 produces MATASVAFKSREDHRKQIELEEARKAGLAPAEVDEDGKEINPHIPQYMSSAPWYLNAERPSLKHQRKWKSDPNYTKSWYDRGAKIFQADKYRKGACENCGAMTHDAKLCMERPRKVGAKWTSKHIAPDEKVETFELDYDGKRDRWNGYDASTYAYIIERYEARDEARRKYLKDQQLKKLEEKNNNENGEAGVSDEEDDEDDLRVDEAKVDESKQMDFAKVEKRVRTTGGGSTGTVRNLRIREDTAKYLLNLDVNSAHYDPKTRSMREDPLPDADPNEKFYGGDNQHRNSGEALEFKQLNIHAWEAFDKGQDIHMQAAPSQAELLYKNYKVIKEKLKSHTKDTILEKYGNAATVEDLPMELLLGQSERQVEYDRAGRIIKGQEKALPRSKYEEDVYINNHTSVWGSWWKDHHWGYKCCKQMIRNSYCTGAAGIEAAEAATDLMKANIARKEATEEITSPMEEKRLATWGTDIPDDLVLNEKLLAEALRKEDERRREERDERKRKYNVKWNDEVTPEDMEAYRMKKVHHDDPMRDFLH; encoded by the exons ATGGCAACCGCTTCAG TTGCCTTTAAGTCTAGGGAAGACCATCGGAAGCAAATTGAATTGGAAGAAGCGCGGAAGGCTGGGCTTGCACCGGCTGAGGTTGATGAGGATGGAAAAGAGATCAACCCTCATATTCCCCAATATATGTCATCTGCACCTTGGTATCTCAATGCAGAGAGACCT aGTCTAAAACATCAACGGAAGTGGAAATCGGATCCAAACTACACAAAGTCATGGTATGACAGGGGGGCAAAAATTTTCCAGGCGGACAAGTACAGGAAAGGTGCCTGTGAAAA CTGTGGAGCCATGACGCATGATGCAAAGTTGTGCATGGAAAGACCCCGGAAAGTGGGAGCCAAGTGGACGAGCAAGCACATTGCTCCTGATGAAAAAGTAGAGACCTTTGAGCTTGATTATGATGGCAAGCGAGACCGTTGGAATGGCTATGATGCATCCACGTATGCATATATCATTGAGAGATATGAAGCAAGAGATGAAGCACGAAGGAAATACCTGAAAGACCAACAGCTTAAGAAACTTGAGGAGAAAAATAACAACGAAAATGGTGAGGCTGGGGTAAGTGATGAGGAGGATGATGAAGATGACCTAAGGGTGGATGAAGCCAAGGTTGATGAGAGCAAGCAAATGGACTTTGCAAAGGTTGAAAAGCGTGTACGAACAACAGGTGGTGGAAGCACAGGAACTGTGAG GAACTTGCGTATTCGGGAGGACACAgcaaaatatcttttaaatctTGATGTCAACTCTGCACACTATGATCCCAAAACCCGGTCCATGCGTGAAGATCCTCTTCCAGATGCAGATCCTAATGAGAAGTTCTATGGG GGAGATAACCAACATAGAAATAGTGGTGAAGCTTTGGAGTTCAAGCAGCTTAACATACACGCTTGGGAAGCATTTGATAAGGGACAAGACATTCACATGCAAGCAGCTCCGTCCCAAGCTGAGTTGCTTTATAAGAATTATAAGGTCATTAAGGAAAAACTGAAGTCCCACACAAAAGACACCATCTTGGAGAAGTATGGCAATGCTGCTACTGTAGAAGACCTTCCAATGGAGCTTCTACTAGGACAAAGTGAAAGACAAGTTGAATATGATCGTGCTGGCAGGATCATAAAGGGTCAG GAGAAGGCACTTCCAAGAAGCAAGTATGAAGAAGATGTGTACATCAACAACCACACAAGTGTCTGGGGTTCATGGTGGAAGGATCATCACTGGGGCTACAAGTGCTGCAAACAGATGATCCGAAACAGCTATTGTACCGGTGCTGCTGGAATAGAGGCTGCCGAGGCTGCAACAGATCTTATGAAGGCTAATATTGCTCGTAAGGAAGCTACGGAAG AGATCACTTCACCCATGGAGGAGAAAAGGCTTGCTACTTGGGGAACCGATATCCCTGATGACTTGGTTTTGAATGAGAAGTTACTGGCCGAAGCACTTAGAAAG GAGGACGAAAggaggagagaagagagagacgagagaaaGCGCAAATACAATGTTAAATGGAATGATGAG GTTACTCCCGAGGACATGGAGGCATACAGGATGAAGAAAGTGCATCACGATGACCCAATGAGGGACTTCTTACACTAG
- the LOC121250772 gene encoding pre-mRNA-splicing factor SLU7-A isoform X2, translating to MSSAPWYLNAERPSLKHQRKWKSDPNYTKSWYDRGAKIFQADKYRKGACENCGAMTHDAKLCMERPRKVGAKWTSKHIAPDEKVETFELDYDGKRDRWNGYDASTYAYIIERYEARDEARRKYLKDQQLKKLEEKNNNENGEAGVSDEEDDEDDLRVDEAKVDESKQMDFAKVEKRVRTTGGGSTGTVRNLRIREDTAKYLLNLDVNSAHYDPKTRSMREDPLPDADPNEKFYGGDNQHRNSGEALEFKQLNIHAWEAFDKGQDIHMQAAPSQAELLYKNYKVIKEKLKSHTKDTILEKYGNAATVEDLPMELLLGQSERQVEYDRAGRIIKGQEKALPRSKYEEDVYINNHTSVWGSWWKDHHWGYKCCKQMIRNSYCTGAAGIEAAEAATDLMKANIARKEATEEITSPMEEKRLATWGTDIPDDLVLNEKLLAEALRKEDERRREERDERKRKYNVKWNDEVTPEDMEAYRMKKVHHDDPMRDFLH from the exons ATGTCATCTGCACCTTGGTATCTCAATGCAGAGAGACCT aGTCTAAAACATCAACGGAAGTGGAAATCGGATCCAAACTACACAAAGTCATGGTATGACAGGGGGGCAAAAATTTTCCAGGCGGACAAGTACAGGAAAGGTGCCTGTGAAAA CTGTGGAGCCATGACGCATGATGCAAAGTTGTGCATGGAAAGACCCCGGAAAGTGGGAGCCAAGTGGACGAGCAAGCACATTGCTCCTGATGAAAAAGTAGAGACCTTTGAGCTTGATTATGATGGCAAGCGAGACCGTTGGAATGGCTATGATGCATCCACGTATGCATATATCATTGAGAGATATGAAGCAAGAGATGAAGCACGAAGGAAATACCTGAAAGACCAACAGCTTAAGAAACTTGAGGAGAAAAATAACAACGAAAATGGTGAGGCTGGGGTAAGTGATGAGGAGGATGATGAAGATGACCTAAGGGTGGATGAAGCCAAGGTTGATGAGAGCAAGCAAATGGACTTTGCAAAGGTTGAAAAGCGTGTACGAACAACAGGTGGTGGAAGCACAGGAACTGTGAG GAACTTGCGTATTCGGGAGGACACAgcaaaatatcttttaaatctTGATGTCAACTCTGCACACTATGATCCCAAAACCCGGTCCATGCGTGAAGATCCTCTTCCAGATGCAGATCCTAATGAGAAGTTCTATGGG GGAGATAACCAACATAGAAATAGTGGTGAAGCTTTGGAGTTCAAGCAGCTTAACATACACGCTTGGGAAGCATTTGATAAGGGACAAGACATTCACATGCAAGCAGCTCCGTCCCAAGCTGAGTTGCTTTATAAGAATTATAAGGTCATTAAGGAAAAACTGAAGTCCCACACAAAAGACACCATCTTGGAGAAGTATGGCAATGCTGCTACTGTAGAAGACCTTCCAATGGAGCTTCTACTAGGACAAAGTGAAAGACAAGTTGAATATGATCGTGCTGGCAGGATCATAAAGGGTCAG GAGAAGGCACTTCCAAGAAGCAAGTATGAAGAAGATGTGTACATCAACAACCACACAAGTGTCTGGGGTTCATGGTGGAAGGATCATCACTGGGGCTACAAGTGCTGCAAACAGATGATCCGAAACAGCTATTGTACCGGTGCTGCTGGAATAGAGGCTGCCGAGGCTGCAACAGATCTTATGAAGGCTAATATTGCTCGTAAGGAAGCTACGGAAG AGATCACTTCACCCATGGAGGAGAAAAGGCTTGCTACTTGGGGAACCGATATCCCTGATGACTTGGTTTTGAATGAGAAGTTACTGGCCGAAGCACTTAGAAAG GAGGACGAAAggaggagagaagagagagacgagagaaaGCGCAAATACAATGTTAAATGGAATGATGAG GTTACTCCCGAGGACATGGAGGCATACAGGATGAAGAAAGTGCATCACGATGACCCAATGAGGGACTTCTTACACTAG